CGCCGGCCGAGGAGTTTTCACGGCGCCTGGCCCGGGCCGAAGCGCTGCCCGATGCCGCCCGGCGCTCCAGTGCGGTCGAGTGGGTGCGCATGGCGATGGCGGTGCGCAACCGGCTCGAAATGCAGCAGCAGCGCGAGCGCGGCATGCTGGCGGTGAGCGAGTCGGCGCAGGATTTGTCGAGCCGGCTCGACCTCAACGGCCTGCTCCACGCGATCGTGGTGCGGGCGCGCAATCTGCTCGGTGCGCACCTGGCCTGGCTGTCGATCTACGACACCGACACCGCGGAGTTTCGGGCGGTCGCCACCGACGGCGCCATCGCGCGCGGCACGCCGCGCATGACCGCGCCGCGCGACCTGGGCGTGGCCGGCGTGGTGATGTCCAACCGCATGCCGTTCACCACCCCGAACTATTTGAACGACACGCGCTTCACCCACGATCCGGCGCTGGACGACACCTTCCGTGCCGAGGGCATCAATGCCCTGGTGGGCGTGCCGCTGATGTGGGACGGCGAGGTCATCGGCCTGCTCTTCGTGGCCGACCGCTACCACCGCACCCACGACGCGCTGAGCGTGTCGATCCTGCAGACCCTGGCCACGCACGGCGCGGTGGCGATCCGCAACGCACGGGCTTTTGCCGACGCCACCGCCGCGCTGCGCCATGCCGAGAGCGCGCGCGCCGAGCTGGAGCGCCACACCCGCAGCATCCAGATGGCGGCCGAGGCGCACGAGCAACTGACCACGCTGCTGGCGCGGGGAGCGCCGCTGGCGTCGCTGTGTGATTCGGTAGCGGGATTGCTGAACGGCAGCGTGCTCGTGCTCGACGAGGCCTCGCAGGTCATCGGGCGAGGGACGGCGGCGGGCTATGCGGGATCGGCGTCGGCGGGCTACGAACCGCACGGTGCGCACAACGAGGCGATCCGGCAGGCATTGCACGCCAGCCGGATCAGTGGGCGGTCGGTAGAGGCTTACCGCGTGGGCGAGGAGGTGTGCCGGGTGGTCGCGGTGATCGGCGGGGACGACGTGCTGGGGGCGATCCTGCTGTTTCGGTGGCAGGCGGTGGACGAGCTGTCGGCCCGCACGCTGGAGCGCAGCGCGAGCGTGATCGGGGTGGTACTGCTGTCGCAGGAGCGGATGGAGGCGACTCGCACGCGGGATGCGTCGGCGTTGATGCGCAACCTGCTGTCGTCGCGGCAGGATGCACCGGGGGTGCTGCGGGACCGGGCGGCGCATTTCGATCTGCAGATCGATCAGCCGATATCGCTGGTGCTGGTGCAGTGGGATGCGGTGCAGGCGGGTTATGTGGCGCGGCGGTTGCGGGCGGAGATGCCGCTGGCGGGGGCGCTGGTCGACGAGGTCGATGGGCTGGTCGTGGTGCTGTGTCCGACGACGCGGGTGGCGGATGTGGCGCGGGACTTGTCTGCGCTGGGCTTGCGGGCGTTCGGCGGGCGGTTTCGGGGGATTCAGTCGCGGCCGGCGCGGGCGGTGGGGGAGTTGCCGGGGATCCATGCGGCGCTGCGGCGGGCGATGGAGGTGCTTGGCCGGATCGGCGGGCAGGGGAGGATCGTGCCGCAGAGCGAGATGGCCTTGTACTCGGCGCTGTTCGAGACGCAGGACCGGGCGGGGCTGGATGGGTTTCTGGACGCGACGATCGGGCCGTTGATCGCGGTGGATCGGAAGAAGGGGTCGGAGCTGGTGGGGACCTTGCTGCGGTATTTCGAGAAGGGGCAGAACGCGAGGGAGACGGCTTTAGCGCTGGGGATTCATGTGAATA
The nucleotide sequence above comes from Xylophilus sp. GOD-11R. Encoded proteins:
- a CDS encoding helix-turn-helix domain-containing protein, which produces MSAAAPLVEELLADLIGLLNHGAPAEEFSRRLARAEALPDAARRSSAVEWVRMAMAVRNRLEMQQQRERGMLAVSESAQDLSSRLDLNGLLHAIVVRARNLLGAHLAWLSIYDTDTAEFRAVATDGAIARGTPRMTAPRDLGVAGVVMSNRMPFTTPNYLNDTRFTHDPALDDTFRAEGINALVGVPLMWDGEVIGLLFVADRYHRTHDALSVSILQTLATHGAVAIRNARAFADATAALRHAESARAELERHTRSIQMAAEAHEQLTTLLARGAPLASLCDSVAGLLNGSVLVLDEASQVIGRGTAAGYAGSASAGYEPHGAHNEAIRQALHASRISGRSVEAYRVGEEVCRVVAVIGGDDVLGAILLFRWQAVDELSARTLERSASVIGVVLLSQERMEATRTRDASALMRNLLSSRQDAPGVLRDRAAHFDLQIDQPISLVLVQWDAVQAGYVARRLRAEMPLAGALVDEVDGLVVVLCPTTRVADVARDLSALGLRAFGGRFRGIQSRPARAVGELPGIHAALRRAMEVLGRIGGQGRIVPQSEMALYSALFETQDRAGLDGFLDATIGPLIAVDRKKGSELVGTLLRYFEKGQNARETALALGIHVNTVRQRLASVEEVLGPLTNATRGLEVHMALRVWGLGRGINSQSE